From one Sorangium aterium genomic stretch:
- a CDS encoding AAA family ATPase has product MQKAPCDEPPSPRALAKPVLVLEPWGDTSLARVLDQGPLPVGDALRLGAALARSLGEVHRRGVLHRDIKPHNVLVDAERTRACLIDVGLATSCAPRLAAQRSPEAVSGTLAYMAPEQTGRMNRAPDARADLYALGATLYQLLTGALPFDATDALELIHAHIAQAPVPPHERAPEQNIPEAASAIVLKLLAKSPEDRYQTASGAAWDLERAARAWVETGTVAPFPLARRDWDDRVRAPSRLFGREREGAALEALFDQACGGATVLALVAGPSGVGKSALVQALQEKVRARRGIFAAGKFDQLQRSTPHAALAMALRSVVRRRLADPAEVLERWRQAFQGAAGPNGQILVELMPELAHILGEPKPLVELGPMEAKLRFQTTVLRFVRTLATAEHPLVLFIDDLQWADAASLSLLGELLKEPAGQHLLVVGAYRDEAVSPEHPLNALLSASAAPGAVTGRIALSPLGAEAVAAMVADMLDRPAAEVEELSRLVKDKTDGSPFFVGQSLQLLHERKVLSRDAETGRWRWKREAIERAGITDNVVALLTRRLELLSPELKRALQTAACVGDRFDAELLAHLSGQEAETVSALLAEAAREGLLVHEAERGHEAYAFVHDRVQQAAYEALTAEQRLSLHLRIGRALRARHGVACADGELFATLYHRNRAAERLTDAQEKRDLSEQNLRAGQRAKASAAYAQAAAFLGTAASLLGEEGWTEAPETTFEVHLVMAEALWLAEQVDEAERLFQRCLERSRDPLERARVASVSIVFLHVTGRSAQAIELGLSAMAWLGRPLPRTPEEQQALFDALITEIEPALHRMTVEDWEALPMSADRAHALRCKILEVLGPCAAFWMSSLSRCCWPMIVLETLRYGLTKSSFAGCVCTALLLAYLLGKLPLARQLNEPMLALIDRYDVARATARFNATVAAMYWTPPPKMRELYARAARTAAEERDPVAEAFSEIQGAMFQLIAGDDLDRVARDLDRMAYRDPMAMDFRNIIARSVAALSQAQAARAVERTLAEIARPARDATAMALLTATMALAGWTGVHFGADAWAVEAVLAVEPEWQVSWGTPMLIALTSALCVAGAHALPTATAERRALIEDRLAFHGARLSLWAQGCPESFEAVRLLMEAGRARAREEHEEAGRLYDQAIEHARDQDLVSTEALGLRLAGEHRLARGHRALARAYLSAAHDAYLRWGARAAAARLARRYPDSIAAPGRPALAADEPPEGASAPTSTIITDRTLHAYLDIASALRAAQALSGDRNLGSLVGRMLRLLAEYSGAERAVLALMQGGELVIAALLTVNPRQVKLALDEPVAGSTRLPATLVQYVARSKEPVVLGQAARDSRFDEDPYLLAHRPGSVLAVPLVHQGRLSGVMYLEHPSVEDAFPQARVELVTLLGALAATAVENATFYTELSAYNERLEREVAQRTGELEAAKEAADNANRAKSEFVSSMSHELRTPLNSILGYAQLLGRMTDLPAKAADSARIIHTAGTHLLSLINDVLDLAKIEAGKMDLHPTPVDLPTLLRIVANLCRVRAVEKGLSFAYERAGPERLVVRADEKRLMQVLLNLLGNAIKFTERGVVTLHVEVLEPPEERGRTVRFQVEDTGPGIAPEHLGRIFEAFEQVGDERRHAEGTGLGLAITKRLVERMGGSIEAKSQLGHGSVFAVTLRLLEVAAAKASAGLSWEAILGYEGERRTILVVDDKAENRALLRDLLEPLGFELLEADSGERALALAVERTPDVIVLDLAMPGMDGCEATRRLRQRPELARVAIIASSASISEAERQTSLSAGCDDFLPKPVQAGALLELLRATLQLEWKRQAGPGAAVTPPPMTDAEIGLLTPPSAEELSRLLDLADQGHVSGVLNELGRLDEADPRLGAWIEQVRAVARSFQIKRLRALLRAQVASVSRQLP; this is encoded by the coding sequence ATGCAGAAGGCTCCCTGCGACGAGCCGCCGAGTCCGCGCGCGCTCGCGAAGCCTGTCCTCGTGCTGGAGCCCTGGGGCGATACCTCGCTGGCGCGCGTGCTCGACCAGGGCCCGCTGCCGGTGGGGGACGCGCTGCGCCTGGGCGCCGCGCTTGCGCGCAGCCTGGGCGAGGTGCACCGGCGCGGCGTCCTCCACCGCGACATCAAGCCGCACAACGTCCTGGTCGACGCCGAGCGGACGCGCGCCTGCTTGATCGACGTCGGGCTCGCGACCTCTTGCGCGCCCCGGCTCGCCGCGCAGAGGTCGCCGGAGGCGGTCTCCGGAACGCTGGCGTACATGGCGCCCGAGCAGACGGGCCGGATGAACCGAGCGCCGGACGCCCGGGCGGACCTGTATGCGCTGGGCGCCACGCTCTACCAGCTGCTGACCGGCGCGCTGCCCTTCGACGCGACCGACGCGCTGGAGCTGATCCACGCGCACATCGCCCAGGCGCCCGTGCCCCCGCACGAGCGCGCGCCCGAGCAAAACATTCCCGAGGCCGCGAGCGCGATCGTGCTCAAGCTGCTGGCCAAGAGCCCCGAGGACCGCTACCAGACGGCGAGCGGCGCGGCCTGGGATCTGGAGCGGGCGGCGCGGGCCTGGGTCGAGACGGGAACCGTGGCGCCGTTTCCGCTGGCGAGGCGCGACTGGGACGATCGGGTCCGAGCGCCCTCGCGCCTGTTCGGCCGGGAGCGCGAGGGCGCCGCGCTCGAGGCGCTGTTCGACCAGGCGTGCGGCGGCGCGACGGTCCTGGCGCTGGTGGCAGGGCCCTCGGGCGTGGGCAAGTCGGCGCTGGTGCAGGCGCTGCAGGAAAAGGTGCGCGCGCGGCGGGGGATCTTCGCCGCCGGCAAGTTCGACCAGCTGCAGCGCAGCACGCCGCACGCGGCGCTGGCGATGGCGCTGCGGTCGGTGGTGCGGCGGCGGCTGGCGGATCCGGCCGAGGTGCTGGAGCGCTGGAGGCAGGCCTTTCAGGGAGCCGCGGGGCCGAACGGGCAGATCCTCGTCGAGCTCATGCCCGAGCTGGCGCACATCCTGGGCGAGCCGAAGCCGCTGGTCGAGCTCGGGCCGATGGAGGCCAAGCTCCGCTTCCAGACGACGGTGCTGCGCTTCGTGCGGACGCTGGCCACGGCCGAGCACCCGCTGGTGCTGTTCATCGATGACCTGCAGTGGGCGGACGCGGCGTCGCTTTCGCTCTTGGGCGAGCTGCTGAAGGAGCCTGCGGGCCAGCACCTGCTCGTGGTGGGGGCGTACCGGGACGAGGCGGTGAGCCCGGAGCACCCGTTGAACGCGCTGCTCTCGGCCTCCGCGGCCCCGGGCGCCGTGACCGGACGGATCGCGCTTTCGCCGCTCGGCGCGGAGGCGGTCGCGGCGATGGTGGCGGACATGCTCGATCGGCCCGCGGCCGAGGTGGAGGAGCTCTCGCGGCTGGTCAAGGACAAGACCGACGGCAGCCCCTTCTTCGTCGGGCAGTCTCTGCAGCTCTTGCACGAGCGGAAGGTGCTTTCGCGCGACGCGGAGACGGGGCGGTGGCGATGGAAGCGAGAGGCGATCGAGCGGGCGGGGATCACGGACAACGTCGTTGCGCTGCTGACCCGCAGGCTAGAGCTGCTGTCGCCCGAGCTGAAGCGCGCGCTGCAGACGGCGGCGTGCGTCGGCGACCGGTTCGACGCCGAGCTCTTGGCGCACCTTTCGGGGCAAGAGGCGGAGACGGTCAGCGCCCTTTTGGCGGAGGCGGCGCGCGAGGGGCTCTTGGTGCACGAGGCCGAGCGGGGGCACGAGGCCTACGCCTTCGTGCACGACCGGGTCCAGCAGGCCGCCTACGAGGCGCTCACGGCAGAGCAGCGGCTGTCGCTGCACCTGCGGATCGGCCGAGCGCTGCGGGCTCGGCACGGCGTCGCGTGCGCCGATGGGGAGCTGTTCGCGACGCTCTACCACCGCAACCGGGCCGCCGAGCGGCTGACGGACGCCCAGGAAAAGCGCGATCTTTCCGAGCAGAACCTGCGCGCGGGGCAGCGGGCCAAGGCCAGCGCGGCCTACGCGCAGGCCGCGGCGTTCCTCGGGACGGCGGCGTCGCTGCTGGGCGAGGAGGGGTGGACCGAGGCCCCGGAGACGACCTTCGAGGTGCACCTGGTCATGGCCGAGGCCCTCTGGCTCGCGGAGCAGGTCGACGAAGCGGAGCGGCTCTTTCAGCGCTGCCTGGAGCGATCGCGGGACCCGCTCGAGCGCGCGCGCGTGGCCAGCGTCTCGATCGTGTTTCTCCATGTCACAGGCCGCTCCGCGCAGGCCATCGAGCTCGGCCTCTCGGCGATGGCGTGGCTCGGGCGGCCGCTGCCGAGGACCCCGGAGGAGCAGCAGGCGCTGTTCGACGCGCTCATCACCGAGATCGAGCCCGCCCTGCATCGCATGACCGTCGAGGACTGGGAGGCGCTGCCGATGAGCGCCGACCGCGCCCACGCGCTGCGGTGCAAGATCCTGGAGGTGCTGGGGCCCTGCGCCGCCTTCTGGATGTCCTCGCTGAGCCGGTGCTGCTGGCCGATGATCGTGCTGGAGACGCTGCGGTACGGGCTGACGAAGAGCTCGTTCGCGGGCTGCGTGTGCACGGCCTTGCTCCTGGCCTACCTCCTGGGGAAGCTGCCTCTGGCGCGCCAGCTGAACGAGCCCATGCTGGCGCTCATCGATCGGTACGACGTCGCGCGCGCCACCGCGCGCTTCAACGCCACGGTGGCCGCCATGTACTGGACGCCGCCTCCGAAGATGAGGGAGCTGTACGCGCGCGCGGCGCGCACCGCCGCCGAGGAGCGCGACCCTGTCGCCGAGGCGTTCAGCGAGATCCAGGGGGCGATGTTCCAGCTGATCGCCGGAGATGACCTCGATCGCGTCGCGCGCGACCTCGACCGCATGGCCTACCGCGACCCGATGGCCATGGACTTCCGGAACATCATCGCCCGCTCGGTCGCCGCGCTCTCGCAGGCCCAGGCCGCGCGCGCCGTCGAGCGGACGCTCGCGGAGATCGCGCGACCCGCTCGAGACGCGACAGCGATGGCGCTCCTGACCGCCACGATGGCCCTGGCGGGGTGGACCGGGGTCCATTTCGGCGCTGACGCGTGGGCGGTCGAGGCGGTCCTCGCCGTCGAGCCGGAGTGGCAGGTCTCGTGGGGAACTCCCATGCTCATCGCCCTGACGTCCGCGCTCTGCGTCGCCGGAGCGCACGCCCTCCCCACCGCCACCGCCGAGCGGCGCGCGCTGATCGAGGATCGGCTGGCCTTTCACGGCGCGCGCCTCTCCCTCTGGGCCCAGGGTTGCCCCGAGAGCTTCGAGGCGGTGCGCCTGCTGATGGAGGCGGGCCGCGCTCGCGCCCGGGAAGAGCACGAGGAGGCCGGGCGGCTGTACGACCAGGCCATCGAGCACGCCCGCGACCAGGATCTGGTCAGCACGGAGGCGCTCGGCTTGCGCTTGGCCGGCGAGCACCGCCTCGCCCGCGGGCACCGCGCGCTGGCCCGCGCCTATCTCTCGGCCGCGCACGACGCCTACCTGCGCTGGGGGGCACGCGCGGCGGCCGCGCGGCTCGCACGGCGCTACCCGGACAGCATCGCGGCTCCGGGCCGCCCGGCGCTCGCCGCGGACGAGCCGCCGGAGGGGGCGTCCGCGCCGACGAGCACGATCATCACCGACCGCACGCTCCACGCGTACCTGGACATCGCCTCCGCGCTGCGCGCCGCGCAGGCGCTCTCCGGCGACCGAAACCTCGGCTCGCTCGTCGGCCGCATGCTCCGCCTGCTCGCCGAGTACTCCGGCGCCGAGCGCGCCGTGCTCGCCCTCATGCAGGGCGGCGAGCTCGTCATCGCCGCGCTGCTCACCGTCAATCCCCGGCAGGTCAAGTTGGCGCTCGACGAGCCCGTCGCCGGCTCGACGCGGCTGCCGGCGACGCTGGTGCAGTACGTCGCGCGCAGCAAGGAGCCGGTGGTGCTCGGGCAGGCGGCGCGCGACAGCCGCTTCGACGAGGACCCCTACCTGCTCGCCCACCGGCCCGGCTCGGTGCTCGCCGTGCCGCTTGTGCACCAGGGGCGCCTCTCCGGGGTGATGTACCTGGAGCACCCGAGCGTGGAGGACGCCTTCCCCCAAGCCCGCGTCGAGCTGGTGACGCTCCTCGGCGCGCTGGCGGCGACGGCGGTGGAGAACGCCACGTTCTACACCGAGCTGTCCGCGTACAACGAGCGGCTGGAGCGCGAGGTGGCGCAGCGCACCGGCGAGCTTGAGGCCGCCAAGGAGGCGGCCGACAACGCCAACCGCGCCAAGAGCGAGTTCGTATCCAGCATGAGCCACGAGCTGCGGACTCCGCTCAACAGCATCCTCGGCTATGCCCAGCTGCTCGGCCGGATGACCGATCTGCCCGCCAAGGCCGCCGACTCGGCCCGCATCATCCACACCGCCGGCACGCACCTGCTCAGCCTCATCAACGACGTGCTCGATCTGGCCAAGATCGAGGCCGGCAAGATGGACCTGCACCCGACCCCGGTCGACCTGCCCACGCTCCTCCGGATCGTGGCCAACCTCTGCCGGGTGCGCGCCGTGGAGAAGGGTCTCTCGTTCGCTTACGAGCGTGCCGGCCCCGAGCGGCTGGTGGTGCGCGCCGACGAGAAGCGCCTGATGCAGGTGCTGCTCAACCTGCTGGGCAACGCCATCAAGTTCACCGAGCGGGGCGTGGTGACGTTGCACGTCGAGGTGCTGGAGCCGCCGGAAGAGCGAGGGCGCACGGTGCGCTTCCAGGTCGAGGACACCGGCCCCGGCATCGCCCCCGAGCACCTGGGGCGCATCTTCGAGGCCTTCGAGCAGGTCGGTGACGAAAGGCGGCACGCCGAGGGCACGGGCCTCGGGCTGGCGATCACGAAGAGGCTCGTCGAGCGGATGGGCGGCAGCATCGAGGCCAAAAGCCAGCTCGGCCACGGCTCGGTCTTCGCGGTGACGCTCCGGCTGCTCGAGGTGGCCGCGGCCAAGGCCAGCGCGGGGCTGTCGTGGGAGGCGATCCTCGGGTACGAGGGCGAGCGCCGCACGATCCTCGTGGTGGACGACAAGGCCGAGAACCGCGCGCTCTTGCGCGACTTGCTAGAGCCGCTGGGCTTCGAGCTGCTGGAGGCCGACAGCGGCGAGCGGGCGCTCGCGCTGGCCGTCGAGCGAACACCGGACGTGATCGTGTTGGACCTGGCCATGCCGGGCATGGACGGCTGCGAGGCGACACGGCGCTTGCGGCAACGGCCCGAGCTCGCCCGAGTCGCGATCATCGCCTCGTCCGCCAGCATCTCGGAGGCCGAGCGGCAAACGAGCCTCAGCGCCGGATGCGACGACTTTCTGCCCAAGCCGGTGCAGGCCGGCGCACTCTTGGAGCTGCTCCGAGCGACGCTCCAGCTCGAGTGGAAGCGCCAAGCAGGGCCGGGCGCGGCCGTGACCCCTCCCCCCATGACCGATGCGGAGATCGGCCTGCTCACCCCCCCATCGGCAGAGGAGCTTTCGCGGCTCCTCGATCTGGCCGACCAAGGGCACGTCTCCGGGGTGCTGAACGAGCTCGGTCGGCTCGACGAGGCCGATCCGCGGCTCGGAGCGTGGATCGAGCAGGTGCGCGCGGTGGCGCGGAGCTTCCAGATCAAGCGGCTCCGCGCCCTTCTCCGGGCACAGGTCGCGAGCGTGTCACGGCAGCTCCCCTGA
- a CDS encoding glycoside hydrolase family 9 protein, whose product MKDLFLKQSILRRAGRVSALALALGLSAGCVVTQGPGAGAAPPAGAGPDASASGGSEPARTNLLKASDFDDNKSLPWNTSFTAPGAGSAEVKKGAYCVTVTNKGSNNWDAQFRHREMVIQKGHSYTLQYKAWASSPTKARPKVGMSGPPYEEYWSDTVILGTEPKTFSGKFTMGKADDATAELAFHIGGAMASAKEPFEVCIDDIRLDDPQFKAAAPVTESAAPKVAVNQVGYLPGAIKIASVNSAATAPVAWELLDASGKPVAHGQTKVFGKDGASGDHVHLVDFTAVKAPGQGYVLKVGEEKSFPFDIGTGLYQKLKYDALAYFYHNRSGIEIKMPFAGKPELARPAGHLSDKSTRCLKDSGCDYALDASRGWYDAGDHGKYVVNGGISVWTLLNWYERTKHLGASSADFADGKLNIPEGKNGVPDILDEARWELEFLMGMQVPEGKPLAGMVHHKMHDESWTGVGLAPHEDKLARFLHKPSTAATLNVAATGAQCARIWKTVDAAFSAKCLKAAERAWAAAKQNPALYAPPGGDKGGGPYDDTDVKDEFYWAAAELFVTTGKPEYKKFLQDSPLNARFPTEVEGGAASMNWRVTDALGQISMAIVPGHVDAAWQKEIRGRIAKAADQYLAIADKEGYRTLIARTHEGKYDWGSNSGLLNNMLVVALAHDFTKQPKYLDGVVLGMDYILGRNPLGQSYVTGYGDKPLENPHHRFWAHQANSKYPKAPPGAVSGGPNSSLQDPYAQSAGLKGCVPQRCFVDNIEAWSLNEITINWNAPFAWVTGFLDEKAKP is encoded by the coding sequence ATGAAGGACCTTTTTCTCAAGCAGTCGATCCTCCGCCGGGCGGGGCGGGTGTCCGCGCTCGCGCTCGCGCTCGGGCTGAGCGCTGGATGCGTTGTCACGCAGGGCCCCGGAGCGGGGGCCGCCCCTCCCGCCGGCGCGGGCCCCGACGCGAGCGCCTCGGGGGGCTCCGAGCCCGCGCGGACCAACCTGCTCAAGGCATCCGACTTCGACGACAACAAGAGCCTGCCCTGGAACACCTCGTTCACCGCGCCTGGCGCGGGCAGCGCCGAGGTGAAGAAGGGGGCCTATTGCGTCACGGTGACGAACAAGGGGTCAAACAACTGGGATGCCCAGTTCCGCCACCGGGAGATGGTGATCCAGAAGGGGCACAGCTACACCCTCCAGTACAAGGCGTGGGCGTCCTCGCCCACGAAGGCGCGCCCGAAGGTCGGCATGTCGGGGCCGCCTTACGAGGAGTACTGGTCGGACACCGTGATCCTCGGGACCGAGCCCAAGACCTTCTCCGGCAAGTTCACGATGGGGAAGGCCGATGACGCCACGGCGGAGCTCGCGTTCCACATCGGCGGCGCCATGGCGTCGGCCAAGGAGCCGTTCGAGGTCTGCATCGACGACATCCGCCTGGACGACCCGCAGTTCAAGGCCGCCGCGCCCGTGACCGAGTCGGCGGCGCCGAAGGTCGCCGTGAACCAGGTCGGGTATCTGCCCGGCGCCATCAAGATCGCCAGCGTGAACAGCGCGGCGACAGCGCCGGTCGCGTGGGAGCTGCTCGACGCCTCCGGCAAGCCGGTCGCCCACGGTCAGACCAAGGTCTTCGGAAAGGACGGCGCCTCCGGCGATCACGTCCACCTCGTCGACTTCACGGCCGTCAAGGCGCCGGGCCAGGGCTACGTGCTCAAGGTGGGGGAGGAGAAGAGCTTCCCGTTCGACATCGGAACGGGCCTTTACCAGAAGCTCAAGTACGACGCGCTCGCGTATTTCTACCACAACCGGAGCGGCATCGAGATCAAGATGCCGTTCGCCGGCAAGCCCGAGCTGGCGCGCCCGGCGGGGCACCTCAGCGACAAGAGCACGCGCTGCCTGAAGGACAGCGGCTGCGACTATGCGCTCGACGCGTCCCGCGGCTGGTACGACGCCGGCGACCACGGCAAGTACGTGGTCAACGGCGGCATCTCGGTGTGGACGCTGCTCAACTGGTACGAGCGCACGAAGCACCTCGGCGCCTCGAGCGCCGACTTCGCGGACGGCAAGCTCAACATCCCCGAGGGCAAGAACGGCGTGCCCGACATCCTCGACGAGGCGCGCTGGGAGCTCGAGTTCCTGATGGGCATGCAGGTGCCGGAAGGCAAGCCGCTCGCCGGCATGGTCCACCACAAGATGCATGACGAGTCGTGGACGGGCGTCGGCCTCGCGCCGCACGAGGACAAGCTGGCGCGCTTCCTCCACAAGCCGAGCACCGCGGCGACGCTCAACGTCGCGGCCACGGGGGCGCAGTGCGCGCGCATCTGGAAGACGGTGGACGCGGCGTTCTCGGCGAAGTGCCTGAAGGCCGCCGAGCGCGCCTGGGCGGCGGCGAAGCAGAACCCGGCCCTCTACGCGCCGCCCGGCGGCGACAAGGGCGGCGGGCCCTACGACGACACCGACGTCAAGGACGAGTTCTACTGGGCGGCGGCGGAGCTCTTCGTCACGACGGGGAAGCCGGAGTACAAGAAGTTCCTTCAGGACTCGCCGCTCAACGCGCGGTTCCCGACGGAGGTCGAAGGGGGCGCGGCGTCGATGAACTGGCGGGTCACCGACGCGCTCGGCCAGATCTCGATGGCGATCGTGCCCGGCCACGTGGACGCGGCGTGGCAGAAGGAGATCCGCGGCCGCATCGCGAAGGCGGCCGACCAGTACCTCGCCATCGCCGACAAGGAGGGGTACCGGACGCTCATCGCTCGGACGCATGAAGGCAAGTACGACTGGGGCTCGAACTCGGGCCTGCTGAACAACATGCTCGTGGTGGCGCTCGCCCACGACTTCACCAAGCAGCCGAAGTACCTCGACGGCGTGGTGCTGGGCATGGACTACATCCTCGGGCGCAACCCGCTCGGGCAGTCGTACGTGACCGGCTACGGCGACAAGCCGCTCGAGAACCCGCACCACCGGTTCTGGGCGCACCAGGCGAACAGCAAGTACCCGAAGGCGCCGCCCGGCGCCGTCTCCGGCGGGCCGAACTCCTCGCTCCAGGATCCTTATGCCCAGAGCGCCGGCCTCAAGGGGTGCGTCCCGCAGCGGTGCTTCGTGGACAACATCGAGGCCTGGAGCCTGAACGAGATCACGATCAACTGGAACGCGCCGTTCGCGTGGGTGACCGGCTTCCTCGACGAGAAGGCGAAGCCGTAG
- a CDS encoding bifunctional serine/threonine-protein kinase/formylglycine-generating enzyme family protein — MELRPDLVIADKLHLLRPLGQGGMGVVWAARHLALDTDVAVKFIRPERAAERPALVARFQREARATARIAHPHVVQVMDYGVVGGAVPYLVMELLRGFSLAELLERGGRLSFATARSLVRQVGSALESAHELGIVHRDIKPHNVFITEGGQGYPLFVKVLDFGVAKVAGDAAVPAANPALTETGMVIGSAPYMSPEQLEGSKDVDLRSDLWSLGVIVYEVLTGALPFQGSSFVAVGAAVLKGRFRPACEQRPGLPAPIDDWFSKALSVDPTCRFQSAREMVDAFPSLEARTAEVDAPAGRHHPAAFATTVAAPVALLGAADAADELAREPVTSGALAGDPGTASPAPDSGAGHTVLHQRAAERPGARGPSGARATRLRRAAPLAAAACAAGAGVVLFLFLREPSAGSGGCPDGMVLIEGAEFQMGSNADAETPSDETPRHGVTVRPLCLDITEVTVKAYSDCQACERPRRTVESEGLTPNGRSFWSQFCNGPEALDHPINCVDWYQAKAYCAASGKRLPTEAEWELAARGKDAWTYPWGHAPPSGERLNACGPECSRMLTERLEKVGKGPWPRMYNDGDAAPATAPVGRSPAGKSPAGALDLAGNVWEWTESHYCPYDRDDCDDSRRVLRGGGWDTVESQYVRSAHRRPSASTARGWSIGFRCAKDP, encoded by the coding sequence GTGGAGCTCCGACCCGACCTCGTCATCGCGGACAAGCTGCACCTGTTGCGGCCCCTCGGGCAGGGCGGGATGGGGGTCGTGTGGGCGGCGCGGCACCTCGCCCTCGACACCGACGTCGCGGTGAAGTTCATCCGCCCCGAGCGGGCGGCGGAGCGTCCTGCCCTCGTCGCGCGCTTCCAGCGCGAGGCCAGGGCCACGGCGCGGATCGCGCACCCGCACGTGGTGCAGGTCATGGACTACGGCGTCGTCGGCGGCGCCGTGCCGTACCTCGTGATGGAGCTCCTGCGCGGGTTCTCGCTGGCCGAGCTCCTCGAGCGCGGCGGCCGCCTCAGCTTCGCCACCGCGAGGTCGCTCGTGCGGCAGGTGGGGAGCGCGCTCGAGAGCGCCCACGAGCTCGGCATCGTGCACCGCGACATCAAGCCCCACAACGTCTTCATCACGGAGGGGGGCCAGGGATACCCGCTCTTCGTCAAGGTGCTCGATTTCGGCGTCGCGAAGGTCGCGGGCGACGCGGCGGTGCCGGCGGCGAACCCCGCGCTCACCGAGACCGGGATGGTGATCGGATCGGCTCCTTACATGAGCCCCGAGCAGCTCGAGGGGAGCAAGGACGTCGATCTCCGCTCCGATCTCTGGTCGCTCGGCGTCATTGTCTACGAGGTGTTGACCGGCGCGCTGCCGTTCCAGGGCAGCTCGTTCGTCGCCGTCGGCGCGGCGGTCCTGAAGGGGAGGTTCCGCCCCGCCTGCGAGCAGAGGCCGGGCCTGCCGGCGCCGATCGACGACTGGTTCTCCAAGGCGCTCTCCGTCGATCCGACCTGCCGATTCCAGTCGGCGCGCGAGATGGTCGATGCGTTTCCGAGCCTGGAGGCCCGGACCGCGGAGGTCGACGCGCCCGCTGGCCGCCATCACCCCGCCGCGTTCGCGACGACCGTGGCCGCGCCGGTCGCTCTTCTGGGCGCGGCTGACGCTGCCGACGAGCTCGCGAGAGAGCCTGTCACCTCAGGCGCGCTCGCGGGCGATCCTGGGACGGCGAGCCCTGCCCCTGACTCCGGGGCTGGCCACACCGTGCTCCACCAGCGCGCCGCGGAGCGGCCCGGGGCGCGGGGCCCCTCGGGCGCGCGCGCCACGCGCCTCCGGCGGGCCGCGCCGCTCGCCGCCGCGGCGTGCGCTGCGGGCGCGGGGGTGGTCCTCTTCCTGTTCCTGCGCGAGCCGTCGGCCGGCTCGGGCGGCTGCCCGGACGGCATGGTGCTCATCGAAGGCGCCGAGTTCCAGATGGGCTCCAACGCGGACGCGGAGACGCCCAGCGACGAGACGCCGCGGCACGGCGTGACCGTGAGGCCGCTCTGCCTCGACATCACCGAGGTGACGGTGAAGGCCTACTCGGACTGCCAGGCCTGCGAGCGCCCGCGGCGAACCGTCGAGTCGGAGGGGCTCACGCCCAACGGCCGCTCCTTCTGGAGCCAGTTCTGCAACGGCCCCGAGGCGCTGGACCACCCCATCAACTGCGTCGACTGGTACCAGGCAAAGGCGTATTGCGCCGCCTCCGGCAAGCGGCTGCCCACGGAGGCCGAGTGGGAGCTCGCGGCGCGCGGCAAGGACGCATGGACCTACCCCTGGGGCCACGCGCCCCCCTCGGGCGAACGCCTCAACGCCTGCGGGCCGGAGTGCAGCCGGATGCTGACGGAGCGGCTCGAGAAGGTGGGGAAGGGGCCGTGGCCTCGCATGTACAACGACGGCGACGCGGCCCCGGCGACTGCCCCCGTCGGGCGATCGCCGGCCGGGAAATCGCCTGCCGGCGCCCTGGACCTGGCCGGCAACGTCTGGGAGTGGACCGAGAGCCATTATTGCCCCTACGACAGGGACGATTGCGACGACTCCCGCCGTGTGCTCCGCGGCGGCGGGTGGGACACGGTCGAGAGCCAGTACGTGCGCTCCGCCCACCGCCGCCCGAGCGCTTCCACGGCGCGCGGCTGGAGCATCGGCTTCCGCTGCGCCAAGGACCCCTAG